A window of the Cryptococcus neoformans var. neoformans B-3501A chromosome 9, whole genome shotgun sequence genome harbors these coding sequences:
- a CDS encoding hypothetical protein (HMMPfam hit to ABC_membrane, ABC transporter transmembrane region, score: 160.4, E(): 3.9e-45; HMMPfam hit to ABC_tran, ABC transporter, score: 225.5, E(): 9.7e-65), giving the protein MLSRQGLGLAANFIRTPLRRRFPANIPVPAHAATLQPQLRALLLQSRLRYYSQSSKKQEKIDKEKEPEEERAPSPIPIHPPASIKLPSATASPTTSPTSPGKDAKPDTSSILKLLTLAKPQWKLLTVGVAFLSVSTAVNLSIPWAIGRIIDFFAPGSEETLLFGLPLEHATGALAVVLLIGAAANSGRSVCLRLAGQRTVARIRNKTYDKYLSMPPSHIEASGVGDALSRLGQDTSIVGQSLSENLGEGLKAVLGAGAGIGAMWLISPTLTVVMLCIIPPIALGTFFYGRFIRKLSLKTQEAMGGMSKLAEERLSAHRTITSSNTQAMEKGLYASKVDGVYKLQKKETVANGIFQGANEVAGDIGMIGLLIYGGVLVKRGEISVGDMTSLFIYVNWIEWSLNTLAGFFTGLMKGVGASQRIIGLHALPSPIPLSSGKLLPKTDAGSIELRNVDFAYPSRPDAKVLNGLNLKINKGERIALVGGSGSGKSSIQLLLLRFYDPTSGSVLFSDNDIRKYIPESWRSRIGVVQQDPVLFGGTIEENIAYGHPNATRGDIKRAAQVAHCDFIEKLPQGYDTLITKNSLSGGQRQRIAIARALVGNPSVLLMDEATSALDSESEHAVNAALNDLFANSDITVILIAHRLSSIASANRVVLLEDGRVVEDGTYEDLITRRDGKFRKMVDGQLAKIQVGEVEEGPEPVSEEEGQHQVEEVKEDAEVKVERKKE; this is encoded by the exons ATGCTGTCAAGACAAGGCTTAGGCCTGGCAGCGAACTTCATACGTACCCCGCTCCGGAGACGCTTCCCCGCCAACATCCCGGTTCCCGCCCACGCAGCGACATTACAACCCCAACTACGAGCGCTATTGCTTCAATCGAGACTGCGATATTACTCTCAATCcagcaagaagcaagagaagatCGATAAAGAGAAGGAGCCTGAGGAAGAACGCGCCCCATCTCCTATCCCCATACATCCACCTGCATCAATTAAACTCCCATCCGCTACAGCATCTCCTACTACGTCTCCCACTTCTCCCGGAAAAGACGCAAAACCAGACACTTCTTCTATTCTGAAGCTGCTCACTCTCGCAAAGCCGCAATGGAAGCTTTTAACTGTCGGCGTTGCCTTCCTTTCGGTCTCTACAGCTGTCAACTTGTCCATTCCATGGGCTATCGGCCGAATTATCGATTTCTTTGCGCCGGGTTCTGAAGAAACGTTGCTGTTTGGGTTACCCCTGGAACATGCTACTGGAGCTTTGGCAGTGGTTCTGCTGATTGGTGCGGCTGCCAATTCAGGTAGAAGTGTTTGCCTTCGACTTGCTGGACAGCGTACGGTTGCTCGCATTAG GAACAAAACTTATGACAAGTACCTCTCTATGCCTCCTTCCCACATCGAGGCCTCTGGGGTTGGTGACGCTCTTTCCCGACTCGGTCAAGACACCTCGATTGTCGGCCAATCACTCAGTGAAAATCTCGGTGAAGGTCTGAAGGCTGTCCTcggtgctggtgctggtATCGGTGCCATGTGGTTGATTTCTCCTACTCTCACGGTTGTCATGCTTTGTATCATTCCGCCTATCGCTCTCGGTACCTTTTTCTATGGCCGATTTATCCGCAAATTATCTTTGAAGACTCAAGAGGCGATGGGCGGTATGTCTAAACTCGCCGAGGAACGTTTATCTGCCCACCGAACGATCACGTCATCCAATACCCAGGCTATGGAGAAAGGACTTTATGCTTCCAAGGTCGATGGAGTCTACAAGCTccagaaaaaagaaactgTCGCCAACGGTATCTTCCAAGGTGCCAACGAGGTCGCCGGAGACATTGGAATGATTGGTCTTCTAATCTACGGTGGTGTGCTGGTCAAGCGAGGAGAAATCTCAGTTGGTGATATGActtcccttttcatctACGTCAACTGGATTGAGTGGTCCCTCAACA CTCTTGCTGGATTCTTCACTGGCCTCATGAAGGGTGTCGGTGCTTCTCAACGTATCATTGGTCTTCATgctctcccttctcccatccccCTCTCATCCGGTAAACTCTTGCCAAAGACTGATGCCGGTTCAATTGAATTGAGGAATGTCGACTTCGCGTACCCTTCTAGGCCTGATGCCAAGGTCCTAAATGGTCTGAACCTGAAAATCAATAAGGGAGAAAGAATCGCTCTTGTTGGTGGTTCGGGTTCCGGTAAATCTTCGattcaacttcttcttctccgatTCTACGATCCTACTTCTGGCTCTGTCCTTTTCTCGGACAACGACATTCGAAAGTACATCCCCGAGTCCTGGCGATCGCGCATTGGTGTGGTTCAACAGGATCCCGTATTGTTTGGCGGTACTATTGAAGAGAACATTGCATATGGCCATCCCAATGCTACTCGAGGGGACATCAAGAGAGCAGCGCAGGTCGCCCACTGTGACTTCATTGAGAAGCTTCCTCAAGGCTATGACACTTTGA TCACCAAAAACAGTTTGTCTGGCGgtcaaaggcaaagaatcGCCATTGCTCGTGCTCTTGTTGGAAACCCCTCGGTTCTCCTGATGGACGAAGCCACAAGTGCTTTGGACTCTGAGTCCGAACATGCT GTCAACGCCGCTCTCAATGATCTCTTCGCCAACTCCGACATCACTGTCATTCTTATTGCGCACCGTCTCTCGTCCATCGCATCCGCCAATAGGGTTGTACTCTTGGAAGATGGTCGGGTTGTCGAGGACGGCACTTATGAAGACTTAATaacaagaagagacggCAAGTTtaggaagatggtggatggaCAGTTGGCCAAGATACAGGTCGGcgaagtggaggaggggcCTGAACCCgtgtcggaagaagaaggccaacatcaagttgaagaagtcaaagaggATGCAGAGGTGAAGGttgaaaggaagaaggagtag
- a CDS encoding hypothetical protein (HMMPfam hit to Utp11, Utp11 protein, score: 89.8, E(): 7e-24): MSRRNHKERAQPLHRARLGHLEKHKDYVHRARDYKSKQERIRKLREKAAFRNKDEFYWGMVKGKTKGGVAIGERGFEALSTEVVKLLKSQDLGYIRVQIAKDEKAVTKLRAELEVTAPASSATEEWSAASELAEVEKLAEMGIVLSPALTRKKGKGKGKAPSEGHVVFVDERSDFENYGNEYEEEEQQGTEEEQIDLGWEEPQPVKKRKSKAVELAKEEFDEEAAAQEAREYRLQLLSDLSAHLNRLKLLRQAEAKLETTKGLMGKGAARKIRDHGWVEDESQPEDRNGDRKKWQGKIWKWKMERRK, from the exons ATGTCCCGTAGGAATCACAAGGAGCGGGCCCAACCCCTCCACCGTGCCCGGCTCGGTCATCTCGAAAAGCACAAAGATTACGTGCACCGTGCACGAGACTACAAATCCAAGCAAGAACGTATTCGAAAGCTTCGCGAGAAGGCGGCGTTTAGGAACAAGGATGAGTTCTACTGGGGTATGGTCAAGGGAAAGACCAAGGGTGGTGTGGCTATTGGAGAGCGAGGGTTCGAGGCGTTAAGCACTGAAGTCGTCAAACTTTTGAAGAGTCAAGATTTAGGCTACATCAGGGTCCAGATAGcaaaggatgaaaag GCCGTCACTAAACTTCGGGCAGAACTGGAAGTCACTGCTCCCGCTTCAAGTGCTACTGAAGAATGGTCCGCTGCGTCTGAGCTAGCTGAGGTGGAAAAGCTCGCGGAGATGGGCATTGTCCTCAGTCCTGCTTTGACCCgcaagaaaggaaagggaaagggcaaagcGCCCTCAGAAGGGCATGTGGTATTTGTCGATGAACGGTCTGATT TTGAAAATTACGGGAATGagtatgaagaagaggaacagCAGGGaacggaggaagagcagatCGACCTGGGTTGGGAAGAGCCACAGcctgtgaagaagagaaagtcAAAGGCTGTTGAGCTGGCGAAGGAGGAATTcgacgaagaagcagcagctcaAGAAGCAAGG GAATATCGTCTACAACTTCTTTCAGATCTTTCAGCCCACCTGAATCGACTCAAACTTTTGCGTCAAGCCGAAGCTAAGTTAGAAACAACGAAAGGCCTTATGGGGAAGGGCGCTGCCAGAAAGATACGAGATCACGGCTGGGTGGAAGACGAGTCTCAACCGGAAGATCGTAACGGGGACAGGAAGAAATGGCAGGGCAAGATctggaagtggaagatggaaaggagaaagtaG
- a CDS encoding hypothetical protein (Match to EST gb|CF185224.1|CF185224; HMMPfam hit to LACT, Lecithin:cholesterol acyltransferase, score: 331.4, E(): 1.2e-96), whose translation MPPRKKEAKSSPSLPASSSPSSSAIEGMPAPATPNLRQRRSQNTDKEARGKDNVEFNVRLKKNNDGRYHLLAPGTPFDEIDLSEYSFFSHHDETPSQDKPTSWKQWIFGRKFFFSAGILLGIIIAIWAMDFSSLPADIKDVWTALPTSLDPRDLISNLTVVDTARRALENRDFTVGEAVKAEFGIEKHHPIILIPGIVSTGLESWGTEVVARSFFRKRLWGTSTMIRAVLSNKERWVQALSIDPETGLDPPGFKIRAAQGLDAASEFIQGYWIWQKVVENLATVGYDTNSMDMAAYDWRLAYYNLEIRDAYFTKLKNKIEMLHWHNKQKVVLCSHSMGGTLLVYFLKWVESDPIANGFGGGGGPHWVEEHVEAWINVAGSLLGVTKAMTAFLSGEMRDTVELHPAGSWVLEKFFSRRERAKLFRRWPGSSSMWLKGGNRIWGNESHAPDDPEDATDTHGRFFSFRHPGVSPDDKSLSEWTVSPNLTVNEAGPYILTHTPPSFQRMMESNYSQGFETDEKKLKENGKDHRKWSNPLEVQLPDAPSMKIYCLYGHGKGTERSYWYMQGEYEQDESRSDAAGDQAYCDASDPSNGCDNSTVNRTALDFPLARRHWIDSAVTIKGSSPEVRSGVKFGDGDGTIPVVSLGSMCVKGWKGKTKWNPAGIEVITQEYKHTPEGLDLRGGAQTADHVDILGASPLNSAILKIAGGRGDLVTEQIGSKILEYTERMDWD comes from the exons ATGCCTCCTCGCAAAAAGGAAGCCAAGTCCTCTCCGTCTCTTCCAGCCTCATCGTCGCCTTCCAGTAGCGCTATCGAGGGAATGCCCGCCCCTGCAACACCTAATCTACGACAACGGAGATCACAAAATACAGATAAGGAAGCGCGTGGGAAGGATAATGTCGAGTTTAATGTcagattgaagaagaat AATGATGGGAGATATCAT CTATTAG CTCCAGGAACTCCTTTTGACGAGATTG ACCTTAGCGAATACTCCTTCTTTTCACATCATGATGAAACTCCAAGTCAAGATAAGCCCACCAGCTGGAAACAATGGATCTTTGGACGCAAA ttcttcttttctgc AGGTATTTTGCTAGGTATTATCATCGCTATTTGGGCAATGGACTTTTCGTCCCTTCC GGCCGATATAAAAGATGTCTGGACTGCCCTACCCACCTCTTTAGATCCACGCGACCTGATTTCCAACTTGACTGTAGTAGACACTGCCCGAAGAGCTTTGGAAAATCGAGATTTTACGGTGGGCGAAGCGGTGAAAGCGGAGTTTGGTATCGAGAAGCACCACCCAATTATTCTTATCCCTGGTATTGTGTCAACGGGTTTGGAAAGTTGGGGGACAGAGGTCGTGGCAAGGAGTTTTTTCAGAAAGAGATTATGG GGGACATCGACAATGATTAGAGCTGTATTGAGTAATAA GGAACGATGGGTACAAGCTCTCAGTATTGATCCAGAGACTGGTCTGGACCCACCGGGATTCAAGATTAGAGCTGCCCAGGGTCTGGATGCCGCC TCCGAGTTCATTCAAGGCTACTGGATCTGGCAGAAGGTTGTCGAAAACCTGGCTACCGTGGGATATGACACCAACTCTATGGACATGGCTGCCTATGATTGGCGATTGGCTTATTACAACCTTGAGATCCGAGATGCTTACTTTACAAAGCTCAAGAACAAAATTGAGATGCTTCACTGGCACAACAAGCAAAAGGTTGTACTTTGTTCTCATTC GATGGGCGGAACTCTTCTAGTC TACTT TTTGAAATGGGTTGAATCTGATCCTATTGCGAACGGTTTcggtggcggtggtggccCCCACTGGGTAGAG GAACACGTTGAAGCTTGGATCAACGTCGCAGGTTCCTTGCTTGGTGTAACCAAGGCTATGACGGCCTTCTTGAGTGGTGAAATGAGAGACACCGTGGAGCTT CATCCCGCTGGATCATGGGTACTCGAGAAGTTCTtctcaagaagagaaagagccAAACTCTTTAGGCGATGGCCCGGTAGTAGTTCCATGTGGCTAAAG GGTGGTAACCGAATCTGGGGTAATGAGAGCCACGCTCCAGATGACCCTGAGGATGCTACCGATACACATGGGCgattcttttctttccgtCACCCAGGGGTATCTCCTGATGACAAGTCTCTCTCTGAATGGACTGTGTCGCCCAACTTGACAGTGAATGAGGCGGGACCCTATATTCTTACTCATACACCTCCATCGTTTCAAAGAATGATGGAAAGCAATTACAGCCAAGGATTCGAAActgatgagaagaagttgaaggagaaCGGGAAAGATCATAGGAAG TGGTCAAACCCTTTGGAGGTTCAATTGCCGGATGCTCCGTCAATGAAAATTTACTGCTTGTATGGACATGGTAAAGGAACTGAG AGGTCATACTGGTATATGCAAGGAGAGTATGAGCAAGATGAATCTCGCTCTGATGCAGCGGGTGATCAGGCCTAC TGTGACGCCTCTGACCCGTCCAACGGATGTGACAACTCTACTGTCAACCGGACAGCTCTGGACTTTCCTCTTGCGCGTCGGCATTGGATCGATTCTGCTGTTACCATTAAAGGGAGTAGCCCAGAAGTTCGGTCGGGTGTGAAATTTGGGGATGGCGATGGGACGATTCCAGTAGTCAGTCTGGGCAGTATGTGTGTCAAGGGTTGGAAGGGTAAAACCAAGTGGAACCCGGCGGGAATAGAGGTCATTACGCAGG AGTACAAGCATACACCTGAAGGCTTGGACCTTCGGGGTGGCGCGCAGAC GGCGGATCACGTGGACATCCTGGGCGCATCACCTCTAAACTCTGCAATCCTGAAAATTGCTGGTGGGCGCGGAGACCTGGTGACTGAGCAAATCGGAAGCAAGATTTTAGAGTACACTGAGCGGATGGACTGGGATTGA
- a CDS encoding hypothetical protein (HMMPfam hit to DUF125, Integral membrane protein DUF125, score: 71.8, E(): 1.7e-18), with protein MSSCCGGNNSNGCCKSNSQQESNAAVPLLRGNKNSNVNSRPSSSNGTSYGAIWSVDNAAHPSNRTQQLQDVLGDVQPLGSKCGAHESGGQCCKDLKGDDERHLVSPEIVRDVVIGLSDGLTVPFALTAGLSSLGSSSLVVTGGLAELCAGAISMGLGGYLASQAELDHFHYLRRQTQARVLRSCSGEMEREIHSILGPLGVKEPLSRLVAEDLRSVEDEIYGSSGAEGSEGVMSGANVVSESGNKKWALLNWRPKKVEEEDGGMRGNEEMGMTAFLLKFGEGMEEVPVSRLYISALTIGLSYFIGGLIPLIPYMATSTAEEGLLYSAIVTSIILFIFGGFKTYFTGATGGWYGYAYGAISTMIVGGCAAGAAFGLVKVLDVQD; from the exons ATGTCCTCCTGCTGTGGTGGTAACAACTCCAATGGCTGCTGCAAGTCAAACTCGCAGCAAGAATCAAACGCTGCAGTCCCTCTCCTGCGTGGCAACAAGAACTCCAACGTCAACTCTCGCCCTAGCTCCAGTAACGGCACCAGCTACGGCGCCATCTGGTCAGTCGACAATGCTGCTCATCCTTCAAACAGAACACAACAGCTTCAGGATGTCTTGGGAGATGTACAGCCGCTCGGAAGCAAGTGTGGTGCACACGAAAGTGGCGGCCAGTGTT GTAAGGACCTCaagggagatgatgagagacATTTGGTCAGCCCCGAAATTGTTCGTGATGT TGTTATCGGCCTTTCCGATGGTCTCACGGTCCCATTCGCTCTTACTGCTGGCCTTTCGTCTCTTGGTAGCTCGTCCCTGGTCGTGACCGGTGGTCTCGCCGAACTTTGCGCTGGTGCCATTTCTATGGGTCTTGGTGGATACC TTGCATCTCAAGCCGAACTTGATCACTTCCACTATCTTCGACGACAAACACAAGCTCGTGTCCTTCGATCCTGttctggagagatggagcgTGAAATCCACTCTATCCTTGGCCCTCTCGGTGTCAAGGAGCCTCTTTCCCGACTTGTTGCCGAGGATCTCCGATctgttgaggatgaaattTACGGTTCTTCAGGTGCTGAGGGATCTGAGGGTGTTATGTCAGGCGCCAACGTCGTATCTGAGAGTGGAAATAAGAAGTGGGCATTGCTTAACTGGAGACCgaagaaggtcgaagaggaggatggtggaatGCGTGGCAATGAAGAGATGGGTATGACTGCATTCTTGCTCAAGTTTGGTGAAGGCATGG AGGAAGTCCCCGTTTCTCGACTGTATATTTCTGCCCTTACTATCGGCCTCTCTTACTTCATTGGCGGCCTTATCCCCCTCATTCCTTACATGGCTACTTCCACAGCCGAAGAGGGTCTTCTCTACTCTGCTATCGTCACCTctatcatcctcttcatcttcggtGGTTTCAAGACGTACTTCACCGGCGCCACCGGTGGATGGTACGGTTACGCCTACGGCGCTATCAGCACCATGATTGTTGGTGGATGTGCTGCTGGCGCGGCGTTTGGTTTGGTCAAGGTCCTAGACGTGCAAGATTAG
- a CDS encoding hypothetical protein (HMMPfam hit to Y_phosphatase, Protein-tyrosine phosphatase, score: 279.8, E(): 4.4e-81) encodes MRSSSMFHASCCLFVLGVGRLMPLLEDDEGRKAGWNRKENEKECMTSFCNQGLAEPGYLLRVFTQGHSSDGDGAKRGEKRGEEKSKKTHAKKLRRAVARRVRLPFLPYFIVHRHTKTCPNLLSLPPAPCRVGPPNLRHCFRKQRALASLHVIFIIDTSSSSSAGQSSTRIHSPSPAKSRSSTINDPFVPGHPIAIHHTRQPHLCYPPFPFLRHIHSHPPPVDPLSPSPTRSPAASSPFRSPSRPSPASRSSSGFSLPVQQPTPLATTNTGFSSPWAALAASSGAPTPSSEVPMGRNSPHLGSPFERLNIGGGGNNSSSMLRDDSPRIQFGESLASPFEGQFSHAAPAMSSPTSNKQASTGAAPPIRGGLSAETLMRYKAIATSAGKPDIGGEPNPLAAAARKKNSLPTKLSSASLGASTPHSTKSPSPLASSVSGSQSPGGMKPQMIAPTDLAKLLPNSTTLILDVRPPSSFQSSHIPSSHSLPIPSTLLRRPAFTLNKLTQMLSPHSMQEVSKWREKSDIVLVDADSGSAPDGGVLDGLAGKFGREGYSGRLWFVKGGHAAMKLSGALPLVSDDDEGPQPQQGAAAAGAQKGLMAGRLASLAFSHESTTRGKSSGRQPPPKGLTIPPTPSLNFQSNPFGSSFPLTTAVSERPAALHRLDKGPVTTTGMADSTQAKFQPANPFFDNIRQNLELSHGGITERIPLNLPDSVRERADQFPDWLRELVTMPEQDSMDKLAHQFYQLELHEQKRLQAIMEWHAKGSGALLQPAVGYDEQILKSASERKGWEWAIQRESDLNELKRLMNWERGTEDIEYFPFSITAGVERGTKNRYKNIWPYDFSRVRLDSPPDQDSDYINASFIQPRGTSRRYIATQGPLDATYRDFWTLVWEQNVRIIVMITKQFEGGLIKCGNYWCEERYGHIKLQLISQSGGEDTALPAANSGFDFGTAGATPKSSKFPQESDSNIKRVFLISRDDKPDQPPRKIVQLQCIGWPDFDVPETPDTLLKLIQEVNDAAHEAKPEGCYRKADEPPVLVHCSAGVGRTGSFIVVDAILDGLHRDFSQRSAAEARSADGPARLPEVISPQHSSSATPATTLSAVASPEPVSQSFDLGVSSTSVAPQLSGSPGTIPTQPEHQVALDFSFPPKKRGSNETMEVDPPKAANSADDRFMMYRMASEGTSVSSDTDTRRPSLVSVQTSSDRVSSESIPGRLADPEPVTSLNRPRREPSPLSKMRDPVSCVLESMRVQRMSLVQTLRQYLFVHRAIIHHYLHMLDHNQVKERPNPSPLQKHVPSVGSSVSGSAIGSLGSIGTLNSGSGSYTDSLSTNSPADLTKGSVDEDSHTKRRASPTELHPDVRLGGEGGSELSKRPSFKKMKPGTTSGRMGRKSSAMWKGMEEEAVAEEAVTEELKN; translated from the exons ATGCGATCTTCATCCATGTTTCACGCTTCTTGTTGCCTTTTTGTTTTGGGCGTTGGGCGGCTCATGCCGCTTTTGGAAGACGACGAGGGCCGAAAAGCGGGCTGGAACAGAAAAGAAAACGAAAAGGAGTGTATGACATCATTTTGTAATCAGGGCCTTGCGGAACCAGGGTATTTACTCAGGGTGTTTACTCAGGGCCATTCCAGTGATGGGGACGGGGCAAAGAGGGGAGAAAAGCGCGGCGAGGAAAAGTCGAAAAAGACTCATGCAAAGAAACTTCGGCGAGCTGTAGCCAGAAGAGTTAGGCTGCCATTTCTGCCATATTTTATAGTCCATAGACATACCAAGACCTGCCCAAACCTTCTATCCCTGCCACCCGCCCCCTGTCGTGTCGGCCCGCCAAACTTGAGGCATTGCTTCCGCAAACAACGGGCCTTAGCGTCATTACACGTCATATTCATTATAGAcacctcatcatcatcatcagccGGCCAGTCGAGCACGAGAATTCATTCGCCATCCCCGGCCAAATCTCGTTCGTCGACTATCAACGATCCATTTGTTCCCGGCCACCCCATTGCCATACACCATACACGCCAGCCACACCTTTGCTACCCAccatttccctttctccGACACATCCATTCGCA TCCGCCGCCTGTCGAccccctttccccttccccgACACGATCACCTGCCGCCTCCTCACCTTTTCGTTCCCCAAGCCGTCCGTCCCCTGCAAGCAGATCATCGTCCGGCTTCTCTTTGCCAGTTCAGCAACCAACTCCTTTAGCAACCACGAACACCGGCTTCAGCTCCCCTTGGGCTGCTTTGGCTGCTTCTTCAGGTGCACCCACTCCGTCATCGGAAGTTCCGATGGGAAGAAATAGTCCTCATCTTGGATCTCCATTCGAAAGGCTCAATATCGGCGGTGGTggcaacaacagcagcagcatgTTACGGGACGACAGTCCTAGAATACAGTTTGGAGAGTCATTGGCATCTCCATTCGAAGGACAGTTTAGTCACGCAGCGCCGGCAATGTCTTCGCCAACAAGTAATAAACAGGCGTCGACCGGCGCAGCACCTCCCATCCGAGGAGGATTGAGTGCAGAGACACTCATGCGGTATAAGGCTATAGCAACGAGTGCCGGCAAGCCAGATATAGGCGGTGAGCCAAATCCTTTGGCAGCGGCTGCTAGAAAAAAGAATTCCCTCCCTACAAAGCTTTCTTCAGCAAGTCTAGGCGCGTCAACCCCGCATTCAACCAAATCGCCAAGTCCTCTGGCGTCAAGCGTTAGCGGTTCTCAGTCCCCCGGTGGCATGAAGCCGCAGATGATTGCACCCACTGATCTAGCAAAACTCTTGCCCAATTCTACTACTCTCATTCTTGATGTACGGCCACCTTCGTCATTTCAGTCATCGCATattccctcttctcattcGCTACCAATTCCCTCTACTCTGCTTCGACGTCCAGCTTTCACATTGAATAAACTCACGCAGATGCTTTCACCACATTCAATGCAAGAAGTATCGAAGTGGCGTGAAAAGAGTGATATCGTCTTGGTTGATGCTGACAGTGGTAGCGCTCCAGACGGAGGGGTATTGGATGGACTTGCTGGGAAATtcggaagagaaggatatTCGGGTAGACTGTGGTTCGTCAAAGGAGGTCACGCTGCGATGAAGTTGAGCGGCGCTTTGCCGTTGGTGTcagacgatgatgaagggcCCCAGCCTCAACAGGGCGCGGCCGCTGCCGGTGCTCAGAAAGGTTTGATGGCAGGTAGATTAGCATCTTTAGCCTTCTCGCATG AGTCAACCACCAGAGGCAAATCATCAGGACGCCAACCACCTCCCAAGGGTCTCACTATCCCACCCACCCCTTCTTTGAATTTCCAATCCAATCCCTTTggttcttcctttcctttgaCTACTGCTGTTAGCGAACGCCCAGCTGCTTTGCATCGGCTTGACAAGGGTCCGGTCACAACAACCGGCATGGCCGACTCCACACAGGCAAAGTTTCAGCCTGCAAATCCATTCTTCGACAACATTCGTCAAAACCTCGAGTTATCCCACGGTGGCATTACCGAAAGAATACCGCTCAATTTACCCGATTCTGTACGGGAACGAGCTGACCAATTCCCTGATTGGTTGCGCGAGCTAGTCACTATGCCAGAGCAGGACAGTATGGATAAGCTCGCCCATCAGTTTTACCAATTGGAGCTGCATGAACAGAAGCGACTGCAGGCTATCATGGAGTGGCATGCCAAAGGTTCTGGAGCTCTTCTGCAACCAGCTGTAGGGTATGACGAGCAAATCCTCAAGAGTGCTAGTGAGAGGAAGGGTTGGGAATGGGCTATACAGCGAGAAAGCGATTTAAATGAGTTGAAAAGGTTGATGAACTGGGAACGGGGAACTGAGGACATCGAGTACTTCCCGTTCTCTATCACCGCGGGTGTTGAGAGGGGTACTAAAAACAG ATACAAGAACATCTGGCCGTACGACTTCTCTCGTGTTCGTCTTGACTCTCCGCCTGACCAGGATTCTGACTACATCAACGCATCCTTTATTCAACCCCGAGGCACTTCTCGACGATATATTGCCACTCAAGGTCCATTAGATGCCACATATCGAGACTTCTGGACCCTTGTCTGGGAACAGAACGTTAGGATAATTGTCATGATTACGAAACAGTTTGAAGGCGGATTGATCAAGTGTGGCAATTACTGGTGCGAGGAGCGATATGGGCATATAAAGCTGCAATTGATCAGCCAGTCTGGTGGGGAAGATACTGCGCTTCCGGCCGCGAACTCTGGATTTGATTTTGGAACAGCAGGAGCGACCCCCAAGTCTTCCAAATTCCCTCAAGAAAGTGACTCCAACATCAAACGGGTattcctcatctcccgcGATGACAAGCCTGATCAACCGCCGAGAAAGATCGTACAGCTTCAGTGCATTGGTTGGCCTGACTTTGATGTGCCAGAGACGCCGGACACGTTGCTCAAATTGATCCAGGAAGTCAACGATGCGGCGCACGAGGCCAAACCAGAGGGTTGTTACAGGAAAGCTGACGAGCCGCCTGTCTTGGTACATT GCTCTGCTGGTGTTGGACGGACAGGAAGTTTCATAGTGGTGGACGCTATCTTGGATGGCCTTCACCGAGACTTTTCTCAGCGTAGTGCCGCTGAAGCTCGGTCTGCGGATGGGCCTGCACGTCTTCCCGAAGTCATATCGCCACAGCATTCTAGCTCTGCAACTCCTGCTACTACCCTTTCAGCAGTTGCATCGCCTGAACCTGTCAGTCAATCCTTCGACTTGGGTGTTTCTAGTACATCCGTTGCCCCTCAGCTTTCAGGGTCTCCTGGTACGATACCTACTCAACCAGAGCATCAAGTCGCTCTCGATTTTTCGTTCCCACCCAAAAAACGGGGTAGTAATGAAACAATGGAAGTCGACCCTCCCAAGGCCGCTAACAGCGCCGATGATAGGTTCATGATGTACAGGATGGCGTCTGAAGGTACGAGTGTGTCGAGCGACACCGATACAAGAAGGCCCAGTCTGGTATCTGTACAAACATCCTCTGATCGAGTTTCTTCTGAGTC GATACCCGGTCGCTTGGCTGACCCTGAGCCCGTTACTTCCCTCAACCGACCTCGGCGCGAACCTTCTCCACTTTCTAAGATGCGTGACCCAGTGTCTTGTGTTCTTGAAAGTATGCGGGTCCAGCGTATGTCCCTTGTGCAAACATTACGGCAGTATTTGTTCGTGCATCGAGCTATCATACACCATTACCTCCATATGCTCGACCACAATCAAGTGAAAGAAAGGCCTAATCCCTCTCCTTTACAGAAGCATGTTCCTTCCGTGGGCTCATCCGTTTCTGGTTCGGCGATTGGGTCACTCGGGTCAATAGGTACCTTAAACTCGGGTTCCGGATCTTATACCGACTCGCTTAGCACAAACTCTCCGGCTGATCTGACAAAAGGGAGTGTTGACGAAGACTCGCATACGAAACGTCGAGCCAGCCCAACCGAACTTCATCCTGATGTGAGACTaggtggggaaggaggatcCGAGCTGTCCAAACGACCGAGTTTCAAGAAAATGAAGCCGGGAACTACTAGCGGGCGAATGGGGAGGAAATCGAGCGCGATGTGGAAGGgtatggaggaggaagctgtGGCTGAGGAAGCTGTAACGGAGGAATTAAAAAATTAG